GGGATGCTCTGGACAGGCGTGGACTCCGGGTCACCACATTAAAAAACCGACTCCAGAAAGCCTGAGTCGGTTGCCTGATTGAGTGTGCAAAACGCCGAATCAGCTATTTAATCCACCATCCTGTCGTTGTTGACGCTGTCTTAAAAATTCGGGGATGCGAGCACCGGAATCTTGAGATTCAGTGGGGCTGAACGCTGAAGTGGCAGCGCGCGGAACACTTCTCTCGGTGCGATAAGGCTGACCGTTCTCAAACCCTGTGGCAATTACCGTGACGTGAATCTCTCCTTCGAGTCGTTCATCCACCACAGCTCCGACAATGATGTTGGCCTCGGGATCAACTACGTCATAAATCACTTCAGAGGCGCTGGTCATGTCCTCAAGTGTCATGTCGCGGCCACCGCTGATGTTGATGACACAACCCTTGGCACCATCGATTCGAGCAGCCTCAAGAAGAGGACTGTTGATCGCGGTTTGGGCTGCTTCGATCGCGCGTGACCGGCCGGATCCGACGCCGATGCCAAGCAGGGCGGTGCCGGCTTCTGTCATCACCGAGCGCACATCAGCGAAGTCAACATTCACCAGTCCTGGACAGGTAATGATGTCTGTGATTCCCTTCACACCCATGCGTAGAACATCATCTGCACTGCGGAAAGCCTCCTGAAGAGGAGCGCTGCCGATCGCATCACGCAGACGGTCGTTGGGAATCACGATCAGCGTGTCCACATG
Above is a window of Synechococcus sp. BIOS-U3-1 DNA encoding:
- the ftsZ gene encoding cell division protein FtsZ; this encodes MHTHFNGSTSTMEMVSGQMSPSPDSAGILPSQSARIEVIGVGGGGSNAVNRMIQSDLEGVAYRVLNTDAQALLQSSSEHRVQLGQTLTRGLGAGGNPSIGQKAAEESRADLQQALQGADLVFIAAGMGGGTGTGAAPVVAEVAKESGALTVGIVTKPFGFEGRRRMRQADEGIARLAEHVDTLIVIPNDRLRDAIGSAPLQEAFRSADDVLRMGVKGITDIITCPGLVNVDFADVRSVMTEAGTALLGIGVGSGRSRAIEAAQTAINSPLLEAARIDGAKGCVINISGGRDMTLEDMTSASEVIYDVVDPEANIIVGAVVDERLEGEIHVTVIATGFENGQPYRTERSVPRAATSAFSPTESQDSGARIPEFLRQRQQRQDGGLNS